The Nitrosomonas sp. sh817 genome includes a window with the following:
- a CDS encoding dihydroxyacetone kinase family protein has translation MTYLFNDPAQFAAELADGYAAAHRDKILRVDGGVIRRHKAKTGQVVVVIGGGSGHYPAFGGFVGHGLAHGAALGNVFAAPSAQQICNVAHAVDAGGGILFCFANYAGDVLNFTQAQERLRAQGIDVQSVVVTDDIASAPAHEQHKRRGIAGTLAVFKAAAVAADAGKPIDEVVRIAAAANSRVRSLGVAFSGCTLPGAAKPLFEVEPGIMEVGMGIHGEPGLDRVKAPSADGLAELLADKLLSEIPETVNNISGARIGVILNGLGAVKYEELFVVYRKIEQLLTARGLIIVAPVVDELITSFDMAGVSLTLFWLDDALEQSWLAAADTPAFHRGVVMSAGPMIDHVVESKGSRGKFTIRSGSPESQAVVNIVLLAFEAALGAIEAQQDELGRLDAIAGDGDHGIGMQRGLKAGVDAVKKVMAFQAGAGTALTAAGDAWSDRAGGTSGMLWGVILRNFGNSLSDETKPDASMIAAGVTAALQAVIDVGKAQLNDKTLVDVLYPFSAALTKGAAQGLSIAEAWTAAAEIAQQSAEATKNLIPKIGRARPHADKSIGNPDPGAVSMALIIDAVGRIIRRRCF, from the coding sequence ATGACTTATTTATTCAATGATCCGGCGCAATTTGCGGCGGAATTGGCGGACGGTTATGCCGCCGCGCATCGTGACAAAATCCTGCGTGTCGATGGCGGCGTGATCCGGCGGCATAAAGCCAAGACCGGGCAGGTCGTGGTGGTGATCGGCGGCGGTTCCGGGCACTATCCGGCGTTCGGCGGTTTTGTCGGTCACGGATTGGCGCACGGCGCCGCGCTCGGCAACGTCTTCGCCGCGCCGTCGGCGCAACAGATCTGTAATGTGGCGCATGCCGTCGATGCGGGCGGCGGAATTTTGTTTTGCTTTGCCAATTACGCCGGTGACGTGCTCAATTTCACCCAAGCGCAGGAACGTCTGCGCGCGCAGGGTATCGATGTCCAGTCGGTGGTGGTGACCGATGATATCGCCTCCGCGCCGGCGCATGAGCAGCACAAACGCCGCGGCATTGCCGGTACGCTGGCGGTATTCAAAGCGGCGGCGGTTGCTGCGGATGCCGGAAAACCGATTGATGAAGTCGTACGGATTGCGGCTGCAGCCAACAGCCGGGTGCGTTCACTGGGTGTAGCGTTTTCCGGTTGCACATTGCCCGGCGCTGCCAAGCCTTTATTCGAAGTCGAACCCGGCATCATGGAAGTCGGCATGGGCATCCACGGCGAACCCGGCCTGGACCGGGTCAAGGCGCCAAGTGCCGATGGCTTGGCGGAACTGCTGGCGGATAAACTGCTATCCGAGATTCCGGAAACTGTGAACAATATTTCCGGGGCACGGATCGGCGTCATCCTCAACGGTCTCGGTGCGGTGAAGTACGAAGAATTATTCGTGGTCTATCGCAAGATCGAGCAATTGCTGACGGCGCGCGGGCTGATCATCGTCGCGCCGGTCGTGGATGAATTAATCACCAGCTTCGACATGGCGGGCGTATCGTTGACGTTGTTCTGGCTCGACGATGCGCTTGAACAGAGCTGGCTGGCGGCAGCCGATACACCGGCGTTTCATCGCGGCGTGGTCATGAGCGCCGGACCAATGATCGACCATGTCGTCGAATCGAAGGGTTCGCGAGGCAAATTCACCATCAGGTCCGGTTCGCCGGAATCGCAAGCAGTCGTCAACATTGTACTGTTGGCGTTTGAAGCGGCGCTCGGAGCCATCGAAGCGCAACAAGACGAATTGGGACGTTTGGATGCCATCGCCGGTGACGGCGATCACGGCATCGGCATGCAGCGCGGATTGAAAGCTGGTGTCGATGCCGTCAAAAAAGTCATGGCGTTTCAAGCCGGGGCAGGGACGGCATTAACGGCCGCCGGCGACGCCTGGTCGGATCGTGCCGGTGGTACCTCGGGTATGTTGTGGGGCGTCATTCTGCGCAACTTTGGCAATTCTCTTAGTGATGAAACCAAGCCGGATGCTTCAATGATTGCGGCAGGGGTCACGGCGGCACTGCAAGCTGTTATTGATGTCGGCAAGGCGCAGCTTAACGACAAAACGCTGGTCGACGTGCTCTATCCATTTTCCGCCGCGTTGACAAAAGGAGCCGCTCAAGGACTATCAATCGCGGAAGCTTGGACAGCCGCCGCGGAAATTGCCCAGCAATCCGCCGAAGCGACCAAGAATCTCATCCCCAAAATCGGCCGCGCCCGGCCGCATGCGGATAAAAGCATCGGCAACCCCGATCCTGGAGCGGTTTCGATGGCTTTGATTATTGACGCAGTAGGCAGAATCATAAGAAGGCGATGTTTTTGA
- the rimO gene encoding 30S ribosomal protein S12 methylthiotransferase RimO yields the protein MSSSKQIPNKVGFISLGCPKALVDSEQILTQLRAEGYEISPSYDDADLVVVNTCGFIDSAVEESLDAIGEALAENGKVIVTGCLGAKEDGDVVKKAHPQVLAVTGPHALPEVMSAIHAHLPQPHDPFTSLIPPQGIRLTPKHYAYVKISEGCNHRCSFCIIPSMRGDLVSRPIHQVMQEAEHLVDAGVKELLIISQDTSAYGVDVRYRTGFWQGRPVKTRLTELATALGSLGAWVRLHYVYPYPHVDEVIPLMAEGKILPYLDVPFQHANSRILKAMKRPASAENNLERIRQWRQVCPDITLRSTFIVGFPGETEEEFEELLLFLQEARLDRVGCFAYSPVAGAAANQLPGQVPEDVKEERRARFMQLQEDISRQRLAEKIGQRITVLVDQLTEDQVVARSSADAPEIDGLVFVENAGDVQPGDFLEVEITDSDTHDLFAVALT from the coding sequence ATGTCTTCATCCAAACAGATTCCCAACAAAGTTGGTTTTATTTCATTAGGTTGCCCGAAAGCATTGGTTGATTCGGAGCAAATACTGACGCAACTGCGTGCCGAAGGTTACGAGATTTCGCCATCTTACGATGACGCCGATCTGGTGGTGGTGAATACTTGCGGGTTTATTGATAGCGCGGTCGAGGAATCGCTCGATGCCATCGGGGAAGCGCTGGCCGAAAACGGTAAAGTCATTGTGACCGGCTGTCTGGGTGCAAAAGAAGATGGTGACGTGGTCAAAAAAGCGCACCCGCAAGTCTTGGCGGTGACCGGGCCGCATGCATTGCCGGAAGTGATGTCGGCGATTCATGCGCATTTGCCGCAACCGCACGATCCGTTTACCAGCTTGATACCGCCGCAAGGAATCCGGCTAACGCCTAAACATTATGCCTATGTCAAAATTTCCGAGGGCTGTAACCATCGTTGCTCCTTTTGTATCATTCCATCCATGCGCGGTGATTTGGTCAGCCGTCCGATTCATCAGGTCATGCAAGAAGCCGAGCATTTAGTCGATGCCGGCGTCAAAGAATTATTGATCATCTCCCAGGATACCAGCGCCTATGGCGTGGATGTGAGATACCGTACCGGTTTCTGGCAAGGACGTCCGGTTAAAACCCGTTTGACAGAATTAGCTACCGCATTGGGTTCACTGGGCGCGTGGGTGCGATTGCATTATGTCTATCCCTATCCGCATGTCGATGAAGTGATACCTTTAATGGCAGAGGGTAAAATTCTGCCGTATCTGGACGTGCCGTTCCAGCACGCTAATTCGCGGATCTTAAAAGCGATGAAACGGCCGGCTAGCGCTGAGAATAATCTGGAAAGAATCCGGCAATGGCGGCAAGTATGTCCTGATATTACGCTCCGCAGCACGTTCATTGTCGGTTTTCCCGGGGAAACCGAGGAAGAATTCGAAGAACTTTTGTTGTTTCTGCAAGAAGCGCGGCTGGATCGCGTCGGTTGTTTTGCGTATTCACCGGTTGCGGGCGCCGCCGCCAATCAGTTGCCGGGGCAGGTTCCGGAAGACGTCAAGGAGGAACGCAGGGCACGCTTCATGCAGTTGCAAGAAGACATCAGCCGTCAGCGCCTGGCGGAGAAAATCGGGCAAAGGATCACCGTGCTGGTGGATCAACTGACCGAAGATCAAGTGGTTGCCCGCAGTAGCGCCGACGCGCCGGAAATCGATGGATTGGTGTTTGTGGAGAATGCCGGAGATGTTCAGCCGGGGGATTTCCTGGAAGTGGAGATCACGGATTCCGATACGCATGATTTGTTTGCGGTTGCGTTAACTTGA
- a CDS encoding ribulose bisphosphate carboxylase small subunit, with product MSEVIDYKSRVSDPASRKFETFSYLPAMADKDIKKQVQYLISKGWNPAIEHTEPEYVMDSYWYMWKLPMFGETDVERVLAEAAACHKANPNNHVRLIGYNNFNQSQGTAMVIYRGKTV from the coding sequence ATGAGCGAAGTAATAGACTACAAATCACGTGTCAGCGATCCAGCAAGCCGTAAGTTTGAAACATTTTCCTACCTGCCTGCAATGGCTGACAAAGATATCAAAAAGCAAGTGCAGTATTTAATCAGTAAAGGCTGGAACCCAGCTATTGAACATACCGAACCTGAGTATGTAATGGATTCCTACTGGTATATGTGGAAACTGCCTATGTTCGGTGAAACTGATGTAGAGCGCGTGCTGGCAGAAGCCGCCGCTTGTCATAAAGCCAATCCGAACAATCATGTTCGTTTAATTGGTTACAACAATTTCAACCAGTCCCAAGGCACCGCCATGGTGATATACCGCGGCAAGACTGTTTAA
- the truB gene encoding tRNA pseudouridine(55) synthase TruB, which produces MSKPEKRKINGVLLLDKPHGISSNHALQKVKKIFSAAKCGHTGTLDPMATGLLPICFGEATKFSAHLLGAEKSYIATLKLGFLSTTGDAEGEIHQLEIPEYPTQAKCERILLQFTGTTQQIPPMYSALKYQGKPLYQYARNGDTIARPARDINIDTLQILSLHDDELRISVRCSSGTYIRVLAEDIGKALGCGGAYLTDLRRTEIDRFNIAQAQTLQAIEDLESGERQRLLLSIDHLLQDYPVIQLNDLMAKHILQGRIVACPSDASVIPEGAMARLYNEQQQFLGLGVITPERAIVAKRLLSGIP; this is translated from the coding sequence GTGTCTAAGCCGGAAAAACGTAAAATCAACGGTGTATTGCTATTGGATAAGCCGCATGGGATCTCGTCCAATCACGCCCTGCAAAAAGTTAAAAAAATTTTTTCGGCTGCCAAATGCGGCCATACCGGCACGCTGGATCCAATGGCTACCGGGTTACTCCCGATCTGTTTTGGCGAAGCTACCAAGTTCTCAGCCCATTTACTGGGTGCTGAAAAATCCTATATCGCTACGCTGAAACTCGGCTTCCTAAGCACTACCGGCGATGCGGAAGGCGAAATTCATCAGTTGGAAATACCGGAATATCCTACGCAAGCAAAGTGCGAGCGGATACTTTTACAATTTACCGGAACAACCCAGCAAATCCCGCCAATGTACAGCGCGCTCAAGTATCAGGGTAAACCGCTGTATCAATATGCCAGAAACGGCGACACCATTGCACGACCGGCACGCGATATCAATATTGATACGCTGCAAATTCTATCGCTGCATGACGATGAGTTACGCATCAGCGTCCGCTGCAGCTCCGGCACTTATATCAGAGTCTTGGCGGAAGATATTGGCAAGGCGCTAGGCTGTGGAGGCGCCTACCTGACGGATTTACGCCGCACTGAAATCGACCGGTTTAACATTGCGCAAGCTCAGACGCTGCAAGCGATCGAAGATCTGGAATCCGGCGAGCGGCAACGCTTGCTATTATCGATCGACCATTTATTGCAAGATTATCCCGTGATCCAATTGAACGATTTAATGGCAAAACACATCCTGCAAGGAAGAATCGTTGCATGCCCATCGGATGCCAGTGTTATACCCGAAGGTGCAATGGCGCGGCTTTATAATGAACAGCAACAATTTTTGGGACTCGGTGTCATAACACCCGAACGCGCGATTGTGGCCAAGCGGCTTTTATCCGGTATCCCATAA
- a CDS encoding form I ribulose bisphosphate carboxylase large subunit → MAVKIYNAGVKEYRQTYWTPDYTPLDTDILACFKITPQPGVPREEVAAAVAAESSTGTWTTVWTDLLTDLDYYKGRAYKIEDVPGDDSCFYAFVAYPIDLFEEGSVVNVLTSLVGNVFGFKALRALRLEDVRFPIAYVKTCGGPPAGIQVERDRLNKYGRALLGCTIKPKLGLSAKNYGRAVYECLRGGLDLTKDDENVNSQPFMRWRDRFEFVMEAVHKAERETGERKGHYLNVTAPTPEEMYKRAEFAKELNAPIIMHDYLTGGLTANTGLANWCRNNGILLHIHRAMHAVLDRNPHHGIHFRVLTKVLRLSGGDHLHSGTVVGKLEGDRAATLGWIDTMRDKFIKEDRSRGLFFDQDWGSMPGVFPVASGGIHVWHMPALVSIFGDDACLQFGGGTLGHPWGNAAGAAANRVALEACVEARNQGIEIEKEGKAILTKAAKSSPELKIAMETWKEIKFEFDTVDKLDVAHK, encoded by the coding sequence ATGGCCGTAAAAATATATAATGCTGGTGTAAAAGAATATCGACAAACTTATTGGACCCCGGATTACACGCCCCTGGATACCGACATTCTGGCGTGTTTTAAAATTACACCACAACCTGGCGTACCTCGCGAAGAAGTTGCAGCTGCAGTAGCGGCAGAATCCTCCACCGGCACCTGGACCACAGTGTGGACCGACTTGCTGACCGATTTGGATTACTACAAAGGCCGTGCTTATAAGATTGAAGACGTGCCTGGTGATGATTCTTGTTTTTATGCTTTCGTCGCTTACCCAATCGATTTGTTCGAAGAAGGCTCTGTAGTCAATGTGTTGACTTCACTCGTAGGTAACGTATTCGGATTTAAAGCGCTGCGTGCTTTGCGCCTGGAAGACGTGCGTTTCCCGATTGCCTATGTCAAAACTTGCGGCGGACCTCCAGCCGGTATTCAAGTGGAACGCGATCGCCTGAACAAATATGGCCGTGCGTTGCTCGGTTGCACCATCAAACCTAAACTCGGTTTATCCGCCAAAAACTATGGCCGCGCGGTTTATGAATGTCTGCGTGGCGGTCTGGATCTAACCAAGGATGATGAGAACGTTAACAGCCAACCGTTCATGCGCTGGCGCGATCGTTTCGAATTCGTGATGGAAGCCGTGCATAAAGCAGAACGTGAAACCGGTGAACGCAAAGGTCACTATTTGAACGTTACCGCGCCAACCCCGGAAGAAATGTACAAACGCGCCGAGTTTGCCAAGGAATTGAATGCGCCGATTATTATGCACGATTATTTGACCGGCGGTCTAACGGCTAACACAGGCCTGGCTAACTGGTGCCGTAACAACGGTATCCTGTTGCACATTCACCGTGCGATGCATGCGGTACTCGATCGCAACCCGCACCATGGTATTCATTTCCGCGTTTTAACCAAAGTGCTGCGTTTATCGGGTGGCGATCACCTGCATTCCGGCACCGTCGTTGGTAAACTGGAAGGCGATCGCGCCGCAACCCTCGGCTGGATCGACACTATGCGCGATAAATTCATTAAAGAAGACCGCAGCCGCGGCTTGTTCTTCGATCAAGACTGGGGCTCTATGCCAGGTGTATTCCCAGTAGCTTCGGGCGGTATTCACGTATGGCACATGCCAGCGCTGGTCTCGATCTTCGGTGACGATGCCTGCTTGCAATTCGGTGGTGGCACCTTAGGTCATCCATGGGGTAATGCTGCCGGCGCCGCTGCTAACCGTGTGGCATTGGAAGCTTGCGTTGAAGCACGTAACCAAGGTATTGAAATCGAGAAAGAAGGCAAAGCGATCTTGACCAAGGCAGCGAAAAGCAGTCCAGAACTGAAAATCGCCATGGAAACATGGAAAGAGATCAAGTTCGAGTTCGATACGGTTGATAAGCTCGACGTAGCCCACAAGTAA
- a CDS encoding nitric oxide reductase activation protein NorD: MSINLDDYKELLEDLEPESIELLNHAWPEAVKTFSARGLDNYLKGASAIRGLGRGRSLVDCWIDEIPLVTKEIGEDIISDLATTVLSLASRTSGAVIELVLATSPTAAKRLGDAQLFQNYLQFLNTLIAQAPRGMRPMLNKLDILFGQLTLGGLRRWAMWGAHAHRTDYEEQIRYFGLESKESLAVLQKERKGTLFVDVQRRINMYLRALWGRDFFMRPTSGDFETREGYKPFIENYFIHLPDAYDAFGDISATEVYRAAAAHAAAHLVETKQPISAESLNPLQMAVISVIEDARIEELSIRRFPGLRHTWSVLHSATPDMNASMGDYLNRLARALLDPDYKDKDPWIAEGRKLFKAAKDQLDSHKTSWDIGVQLAHSFMDKKIPYNPRTDVLTAPYRDDNRYFWEFEEFDFNKSLSAGYDAPKQVRKYVNVMEFANELDVETAGDDAEEIWVMGTEFFPYEDMGVSYNDMEGKEPVSAPYHYSEWDYQIQLERPDWATVQEKRAKLGDMQCIDDIANQYKREIARMKFLLDAMQPQGTRRIRKLEDGDEIDINAAIRSMIDIRMGMQPDPRIMMRSVRKVRDISVLVLLDLSESTNEKVAGHDYSVLDLTRQATVLLANAINKIGDPFAIHGFCSDGRHDVEYFRFKDFDQPYDETPKARLAGMTGQLSTRMGAAMRHATHYLKLQKSAKKLLLVITDGEPADVDVRDPQYLRHDTKKAVEEAGRSGILTYCMSLDPRADQYVSRIFGERNYLVVDHVERLPEKLPVLYAGLTR; this comes from the coding sequence ATGAGTATCAATCTGGACGATTACAAAGAATTGCTCGAGGATCTGGAGCCGGAATCAATCGAGCTGCTCAATCATGCTTGGCCGGAAGCAGTGAAGACTTTTTCAGCGCGTGGACTCGATAACTATCTGAAAGGCGCATCGGCGATCCGCGGATTAGGACGCGGGCGCAGTTTAGTGGATTGCTGGATCGACGAAATCCCATTAGTCACCAAAGAAATTGGTGAAGATATTATCAGTGACCTGGCGACTACCGTGCTTTCGCTTGCTTCAAGAACTTCGGGCGCCGTGATTGAGCTGGTATTAGCAACCTCCCCCACTGCGGCAAAACGTCTCGGTGATGCGCAGCTATTCCAAAATTATCTGCAATTCTTGAATACTTTAATCGCCCAGGCTCCGCGTGGTATGCGTCCCATGCTCAACAAACTGGACATTCTCTTTGGACAACTAACCCTCGGCGGCTTGCGCCGCTGGGCCATGTGGGGCGCGCATGCGCACCGCACCGATTACGAAGAGCAAATCCGCTATTTCGGCCTGGAATCGAAAGAGTCGCTCGCGGTCTTGCAGAAAGAACGCAAAGGCACCTTGTTTGTCGACGTGCAGCGCCGCATCAACATGTATTTACGCGCGCTGTGGGGACGCGATTTCTTCATGAGACCGACTTCCGGCGACTTTGAAACCCGTGAAGGCTACAAACCGTTCATCGAGAACTATTTCATCCATCTGCCCGATGCTTACGATGCGTTCGGCGACATTTCAGCGACCGAAGTCTATCGCGCCGCTGCCGCGCATGCCGCTGCGCATTTAGTCGAAACCAAACAACCGATTTCCGCGGAAAGTTTGAACCCGCTGCAAATGGCGGTGATTTCCGTCATTGAGGACGCACGCATCGAAGAACTGTCGATCCGCCGTTTTCCCGGATTACGTCACACCTGGTCGGTGCTGCACAGCGCCACGCCGGACATGAATGCGTCAATGGGTGATTACCTCAACCGTCTGGCGCGCGCCCTGCTCGATCCGGATTATAAAGACAAGGACCCGTGGATCGCGGAAGGCCGCAAACTGTTTAAAGCCGCAAAAGACCAGCTTGATAGCCACAAGACCTCTTGGGATATCGGTGTGCAGCTCGCGCACAGCTTCATGGACAAAAAAATTCCGTACAACCCGCGCACCGACGTCCTCACCGCGCCATACCGCGACGACAACCGCTATTTCTGGGAATTCGAGGAATTCGACTTCAACAAATCATTGTCCGCCGGATACGATGCGCCGAAACAAGTGCGGAAATACGTTAATGTGATGGAATTCGCCAACGAACTCGACGTGGAAACCGCCGGTGACGACGCAGAGGAAATCTGGGTCATGGGTACTGAATTCTTCCCGTACGAAGACATGGGCGTCTCGTACAACGATATGGAAGGCAAGGAACCGGTCTCGGCGCCCTATCACTATTCCGAATGGGATTACCAGATTCAATTGGAACGTCCGGATTGGGCGACGGTGCAGGAAAAACGCGCCAAATTGGGTGACATGCAATGCATCGACGACATCGCCAACCAGTACAAACGCGAAATCGCGCGCATGAAATTCCTGCTCGACGCCATGCAACCGCAAGGAACACGCCGCATCCGCAAACTGGAAGACGGCGACGAAATCGACATCAACGCTGCGATCCGTTCGATGATCGACATCCGCATGGGCATGCAACCCGATCCGCGCATCATGATGCGTTCGGTGCGCAAAGTGCGCGACATCTCGGTGCTGGTATTGCTCGATTTGTCCGAATCGACCAACGAGAAAGTCGCCGGTCATGACTACTCCGTGCTCGATCTAACCCGTCAAGCCACGGTGCTGCTCGCCAACGCCATCAACAAAATCGGCGACCCGTTTGCCATCCACGGCTTCTGCTCGGATGGGCGGCACGACGTTGAATATTTCCGCTTCAAGGATTTCGATCAACCTTACGACGAAACTCCCAAAGCCCGGCTCGCCGGCATGACCGGACAGTTGTCGACCCGTATGGGTGCGGCAATGCGTCATGCCACGCACTATTTGAAACTGCAAAAATCGGCAAAAAAACTGCTGCTCGTCATCACCGACGGCGAACCAGCGGATGTCGACGTGCGCGACCCGCAATACCTGCGCCACGACACCAAAAAAGCCGTCGAAGAAGCTGGCCGCTCCGGCATCCTCACCTACTGCATGAGCTTGGATCCGCGCGCCGATCAATACGTCTCGCGCATTTTCGGCGAACGCAATTATTTAGTGGTCGATCATGTGGAACGGCTGCCGGAGAAACTGCCGGTGTTGTATGCGGGGTTGACGCGGTAG
- a CDS encoding CbbQ/NirQ/NorQ/GpvN family protein, translated as MSTIIDQYRIKKEPYYHPVADEVKLYEAAYSVRMPMMLKGPTGCGKTRFVEYMAWKLKKPLITVACNEDMTASDLVGRFLLDANGTRWQDGPLAVAARYGAICYLDEVVEARQDTTVVIHPLTDNRRVLPLEKKGELIQAHEDFQIVISYNPGYQSLMKDLKQSTKQRFGALDFNYPSHDIESEIVAHESGVSTDIAEKLVSIAERARNLKGHGLDEGISTRMLIYAGSLIVKKVDAHAACRVALVRPITDDPDMRDALDAAVSTFFN; from the coding sequence ATGAGCACTATCATTGATCAATATCGCATCAAAAAAGAACCTTATTACCATCCCGTCGCGGATGAAGTGAAACTCTACGAAGCCGCCTATTCAGTGCGCATGCCGATGATGCTGAAAGGCCCGACCGGCTGCGGAAAAACACGCTTTGTCGAATACATGGCGTGGAAACTGAAAAAACCGCTGATCACCGTTGCTTGTAATGAAGACATGACCGCGTCCGACCTGGTTGGCCGTTTTCTGCTGGATGCCAACGGCACCCGCTGGCAAGACGGTCCGCTCGCTGTTGCCGCGCGTTACGGCGCCATCTGCTACCTCGATGAAGTTGTGGAAGCGCGTCAGGACACCACCGTCGTGATTCACCCGTTGACCGATAACCGCCGCGTACTGCCGCTGGAGAAAAAAGGCGAACTGATCCAAGCACACGAGGATTTTCAAATCGTGATTTCGTACAACCCCGGCTACCAAAGCCTGATGAAAGATTTGAAACAATCGACCAAGCAACGCTTTGGCGCGCTCGATTTCAACTACCCAAGCCATGACATCGAAAGCGAAATTGTCGCGCACGAATCCGGCGTATCGACCGACATCGCGGAAAAACTGGTATCGATCGCTGAGCGCGCGCGTAACCTGAAAGGCCACGGCTTGGACGAAGGCATTTCCACACGGATGCTGATTTACGCCGGCAGCCTGATCGTCAAGAAAGTCGACGCGCACGCGGCATGCCGCGTAGCTTTGGTACGTCCGATCACCGACGACCCGGATATGCGTGATGCGCTGGACGCGGCTGTCAGCACTTTCTTCAACTAA
- a CDS encoding LysR family transcriptional regulator, whose protein sequence is MLHLTLRQLRVFESVARHLSYSRAADELHLTQPAVSMQIKQLEDNISLPLFEQLGKRIYLTDAGRELYQYSRAIAQQLADMEVALDELKGMERGKLSIAVVTTANYFAPHLLAKFCQRYSGVTVSLNVSNRETVLKQLADNLIDLAIMGQPPENLDIDSESFMENPLVVVAPPNHPLCNECDIPVKRLATETFLVRESGSGTRSAMERFFAAHEIKINKGMETDTTEAIKQAVQAGMGLGIMSRHTVELELETKRLKILDVQGFPIVRYWHVVNRKNKRLSSVANAFKEFLLKEAEKLIPISK, encoded by the coding sequence ATGCTTCATTTAACGTTGAGACAACTAAGAGTATTCGAGTCAGTCGCCAGACATTTGAGCTATTCACGTGCTGCCGATGAACTGCATCTGACCCAACCCGCTGTTTCCATGCAAATAAAACAATTGGAAGACAACATAAGTTTACCGCTATTCGAGCAATTAGGTAAACGAATTTATTTGACGGACGCGGGGCGCGAGCTTTATCAATACAGCCGCGCCATTGCGCAGCAACTCGCTGACATGGAAGTGGCGCTGGATGAATTGAAGGGAATGGAACGCGGTAAATTGAGCATTGCGGTGGTGACGACAGCCAATTATTTCGCGCCGCATTTGCTGGCGAAATTTTGTCAGCGCTATAGCGGTGTGACGGTCAGCTTGAACGTATCCAACCGGGAAACGGTGTTAAAACAACTGGCGGATAATCTGATTGACCTTGCGATCATGGGGCAACCCCCCGAGAATCTCGATATCGACAGCGAATCCTTCATGGAAAATCCGTTGGTGGTGGTGGCGCCGCCGAACCATCCGTTGTGCAATGAGTGCGATATTCCGGTTAAGCGATTAGCCACTGAAACTTTTCTCGTGCGGGAGTCGGGATCGGGGACACGAAGCGCGATGGAGCGTTTTTTTGCCGCGCACGAGATCAAAATCAATAAAGGTATGGAAACTGATACCACCGAGGCGATCAAGCAGGCGGTGCAAGCTGGGATGGGATTGGGGATTATGTCGCGCCATACGGTTGAGTTGGAACTTGAAACCAAGCGTTTGAAGATACTGGATGTACAAGGTTTTCCCATCGTTCGTTATTGGCATGTCGTGAATCGCAAGAACAAGCGCTTATCGAGCGTTGCCAATGCTTTCAAGGAATTTCTGCTGAAAGAAGCCGAGAAGTTGATACCAATTTCAAAGTAA